A stretch of DNA from Candidatus Fonsibacter ubiquis:
AATACATTATCCAAAATGAAAAACCTAAAGATTCTTGACCATTAAAAAAGCTTATAATAAAATTTTTACCTTCTCTTACTCTAGGTTTAAAAGATCTTTCCGAGTTAAGATTTAAATCTTTTTTTGTTTGTGTATATACAAAGAAAATTACTCCTATTAGTAATATCAATACCCACCAATATTCTTTTATACTACTACTTGTTTTTAATTTTGCGCTCTCTGTAGATTTTGTTTTTTTTGTGAAATTTGAATTTTCATTTTCTACTTTTCTATAATTCTTTGCATCAGCATACTCATTCTCATTCCATGTTCCTGTCAATCTTTCGCCGTCAGAAAAAAAATAAGTCCCTGTACCGTGTCGCTTTCCATTTTTTACCTCACCTATATACTTATCTCCTGATGAAAAAGTTATAGTTCCTCTGCCGTTTGGACGATCATTCTTGTATTCTCCAGAATATTTATTTCCATTGGCATAAATATATGTTCCAAATCCATGTCTATCTCCATTTAAATATTCTCCCTCATATCTATCGGCAGGATCAGACCACTTGTAAATTCCGTAGCAATTTGTCCAGGTCTTTTTATTATAACTACCAACGCAATTTGGTAATTTTGACTGATTTACTGAAGATGCGGATGTTTTGCTTGTATTTGATATATTTGAAGTTTCGGTATTAAAGATTTTATCTCCGTAAATTTTTGCAGAGCGGCTTGAAAAATCTAAATTTTTGTAAAAAATAAATAGCTTTTCGGCATTCTTAATCTCAACTGTCGTGGCCTGTTTATAATTTACAGGTCCTGGGGCGGGATAATTTCTAGGTTTTGTATATGATAGCCAAACACCATTAGTTTTTTCATAAATATATTGTTTGTCACCCTCAATCCTGTAATGAAGTACAATTGAGTCTCTATCATGATATTCTATTAAGCCTTCTTGTAAGTAAAAAGTAATTTGATTATTAATATTATATGCGCAATCAAAAATACCGTTTTCTATTGCTATAAGTCTATTTGATTTATCATAATGAATTTTTTTTCCTTGCTTAAGACCATTTACATTAGCATTTAATTTCTTACAATTTTCAAAGTATGAATTATTTATTCCAAAATAACCCTGCTCATTAGTGTATCCAGCATCACTTTTTTCACCAACACTTAGTCCTTTATTTGTTTTATTATCATAAATAAGTGCAAATGTTCTTTCTGGAAAAATAGTTAATGCTAAAAAAAATAAAAATAAAAATATTTTATTCATTATTATTGATCAATATTATACTTTTTTTTAATAACTTCTAAGATTAAAAATTTTTTTATTACTTCAAAAATATTATTAATTTCATAACATCTTCAAAGTTGATGTTTAGGATGATTATGTCAATGTTTTTAAAGCTTTATTTATACTAGTTAGACTAGAAAAAAAACTCCTTAATTTCAAACAAATGGAATAAGTTAAAATCCTCGTATAAGTTAATTAAATGAAAAAAATTTTAATTATAATATTTACATTATTTTTTTGGAACTCAGTAATACTTGCTAAAGAAGAGATTAGGTCTAGATTCGGTTTTTATATTACTGTCCCATCAAATTTTATCGCTATTCAAAATCAGAATTTAGATGATTTACTCAGAAAATATAAAGGTTCTAAAATCGATAAAGATGCTTTTAATGATTTAATGGCCGGATCTTCTAAACAAAATATGAATATAGAGTATTTTTTTTCACCAGAGATGGAAGATCCCGGCAGTCATACTATTAATATAGTAAATGACACATCGGGTGATTTTAAAAGAGATATCCTTTCAATCCCTATGCGGGACCTTTGTCCTTTATACAAGAAAGAATATTCCAAAGTATTTAAAAAAAATCTCGAACAGTATACTTGTGAACTTACAAATAAATTTAGTCCTAAATTTAAACAAGCGGTGTTTTTGATTCATGATAGTGTGAGTTCGAAAGAAGGATACCTAGTTCAATATCAACTTCAAACAAGTGCTGGTTTTACAACTTTCACAGCAACTTGCAAAAATTCTAGAACTTGCGAATTGATGAACAGCTACGTATCTCAAATGATTAGATCAATTAGATAGTATTGCTAATTTTAATAAATCCATAAGATTAATAAAATTATATTTATTTAAATTTAATAGCTTATATAATTTTCGTTAAAATTAATAAATATAACCTCATTATTTTATTATCTTTAATAATAAATTGTAATTAATTTTTGATAGGCTTATAATGAATGAAAATTTATACAAAAATAATTATTAATTTTTGTGAAAAAATTTATTTTTCTTTTTTTATTTATATTTTATCAATCCACTGCATTTTCAATTAATCAATTTAAATATTCAAAAGATAGTCTTAGAGCTGAGTTTTGTAATACATTATATGATAATTTGAATTTTCCCAATTTACCTAATAAAACCCCTTTGAAAATTGACACAGAGCTTTTAGTAGAAGAAATTAATAATGTTGATGGGAAATCTTTTAGCTTTGACGCTGTATATACTCTTTGGATCTATTGGACTGATGATAGAGTAATTGAATTATTAAAAAAATTAGGAAAATATGAAAAAACAAATGAACCTACATATTTATGTGATTATGAAGTAAGTTCAATTTGGGGAGCAAAAAGAAAGTTATTTGATCCAGTTGTAGAAATTTATAATCAAAAAAAAACTCCAAAATATTCAGAAAGATTTGATTGGATTGAAATTTTCAGCAATGGAACAATTCAAGCAAGAGTAAGAACAAGCTCCGAGTTTAGAACAAAAGAATTAGATTTTTCAAAATTCCCTTTTGATAAACAAACATTTTCATTTCACATATTTTCAGAATTTCCAATTAATTTTGTAGAGTTTATTCCAAATAAAAAAATGAATACACATAAAAAGGAACTTTACAAAGCAGACGGCGAAGATGGGTTAAATATTCCTGGCTGGAAAGTCAAAGATGTTCATTTTAAAAATATAATAACAAAAGAAGATAAATATGAATATTCAGGATTTGTTGTTGAAATTACTGCTGAAAGAAATTTTGGATATTATATTTTTAAGATTATGATTCCTGTAATTTTTTTGATCGTAATAACTTGGTCTGTTTTTTGGATTAAAGTTTCTGAACTACAAGCAAAAGTGAATGTGACAGTTGTAACTTTATTAGCTTTAATAGCTTATAATTTTATTTTTGAACAGGATATTCCAAAACTTAGTTACGTTACATATTTAGATGTTTTTATTTTAGTTTCATATTTTTTTGCAGGCACAGCAACTATTCTTTGTATATATTCCCATTGGAAATATTTAATTTCAAAAAAAGATCAGAATATTGTTGGTTACTACGCAAGAAGATTTGGACCAATAAGCTATGTTCTAATTAATTTATTAGCAATATTTTTATATATATAAAATTTTACAAATGAAAGAGCCGTATTTCATGGCTAAATTAGCTCGCTAAACTTTTGATGACAAATATATCAAAGTAAACTTGATGCTAAAAAAATGAAAATTTATCCTGTAAAATCTTATACAATTTTTTAAATAATCATTACTAATATTAACTTTTTAGCATTCTTGACAATCGGTAGTTGCATAAAGTATTATTAATCATTACAGAATTTATTTTGTAATAGTTTCATAGTTGCTTCTAACTATGCCCCGCATCAAAGTTGATCGTCGGGACCACAATCAGAAAGAATTTAGAAAGAAAAAATGTGCGGCTGACCCAGCAATTGTGCTGCGTGTCAGAAAATTAATTTAATTTACAAAAGAAAATGAAAAAGAACAAAAAAAACGATCAGATGGAGTCGAAGATATCCTTCAAAGAGGTTTTGGAGAAAAATTTTCCACCTCGAAAAACAGAAAAAACCAAATATTTAATATCAAAAAGTAAGATCAAGAGTGGTTTTAGCTCAGATAAATTTATTATTTTTGGTGAAGATAAACGTGAATTTGATCGTTACCGAAATTCAATGATTGATCAATTAGATCCAAAAACAGTGGTTCAAGTAGATCTTGCATTTATGATCATAAAACATGGCTGGGATTTAAAGCGAATAAATTTAATACGAAATGGCTTAATGAATGCCGAAACACGTATTCTATTAGAAAAAGCCTTTAACATTGAAGATACTCAAATCTTAAATAAATATGAGATTGAAAAAGAGCTCAATGATCTTAATAAAAAATCAGAAGTGATGGGTATGGTCTATGCAAGAGATTGTATAGGTGTAAATGCATTTGAAAAACTTTCAAGATTAGAAACTTCAATTCATGCAAAATATATAAAAATCTATGATTATTATAAATTAGATAGATTTGGAAAGGAGCTATATGAACAAAAACAAGTTTCTAACGGCTAGGGATAAAAAAATTAAATCTACTAAAGAAAAAGCAGATTCTCTTTATAATAATTTATCTCAAACCGATTTATCTTATAGGGATAGTAATGAACATTTTTATAAAAATATGTTTAAATTACTTATAAAATACACACCCTATCCAAAAGAACCCTATAGTGAAGAACTAGCAAAAGTTTTAATTGAATGTTTTGGAAGAAAAGAGTTTGGGGATAAATTTTATGAAGAAACAATTAAACCAATTTATAATAAGGAGATAAAAGAGGAGTTAAATAAAACAGCTATTAATGCTGAGGAAAAAAAACCAGAACAACCTGCTCCTGTCATTAAAACTAGTCCTCCAGTGACTAATAAAAATTGTATTCCTTATAATGATGGGCTGACTCCAGAGGAAATTAAAAAAAATTGGCACAAAATTAGACCCTGCGATCCTAATGAAATTATTATAAAAAAGGAGAGTAAGCCTAATAAATTTAATGATCCAAATTTTAAAGGTTATTATTAAAATTTAGATTTTTATTGAAGATGGTTTGTGGCAGCGACACCCAGCTTTACAGCTGGATGTTTAATATTTAACTATTTTTTTGTAAAATACTTAGGCTGGAAGAATTACAGTATCGATAATATGAATAACGCCATTCGTACATTCGATATCTGTTTTTGTAACTTTAGATGTTCCGTTTAATTTAACGCCATCATCTGTACTAATTTTTACATCAGCACCATTTACAGTTTTTGCAGATTTACCATTTAAACCCATTACATCTGCTGCCATCACTTTGCCAGCAACAACGTGATATGTAAGAATAGATTTAAGTTTTGGAACATCAGCAAGTAAAGATTCTAATGTGCCAGCAGGTAATTTTGCAAATGCATCATCTGTAGGTGCAAAAACTGTAAATGGACCTG
This window harbors:
- a CDS encoding MORN repeat-containing protein — translated: MNKIFLFLFFLALTIFPERTFALIYDNKTNKGLSVGEKSDAGYTNEQGYFGINNSYFENCKKLNANVNGLKQGKKIHYDKSNRLIAIENGIFDCAYNINNQITFYLQEGLIEYHDRDSIVLHYRIEGDKQYIYEKTNGVWLSYTKPRNYPAPGPVNYKQATTVEIKNAEKLFIFYKNLDFSSRSAKIYGDKIFNTETSNISNTSKTSASSVNQSKLPNCVGSYNKKTWTNCYGIYKWSDPADRYEGEYLNGDRHGFGTYIYANGNKYSGEYKNDRPNGRGTITFSSGDKYIGEVKNGKRHGTGTYFFSDGERLTGTWNENEYADAKNYRKVENENSNFTKKTKSTESAKLKTSSSIKEYWWVLILLIGVIFFVYTQTKKDLNLNSERSFKPRVREGKNFIISFFNGQESLGFSFWIMYSLLTLINFFLFSILDDYSSKQNLDSLIPGIFAWIVVGCYVFSSIGTWRSATNYKLQKIRIRETFGWANVIYVVIVATSILFGIGFIQGMLEGI
- a CDS encoding fasciclin domain-containing protein, with the protein product MHNIIDTAVEAGSFKTLAAAVTAAGLVDTLKGTGPFTVFAPTDDAFAKLPAGTLESLLADVPKLKSILTYHVVAGKVMAADVMGLNGKSAKTVNGADVKISTDDGVKLNGTSKVTKTDIECTNGVIHIIDTVILPA